The proteins below are encoded in one region of Enhydrobacter sp.:
- the dut gene encoding dUTP diphosphatase has product MTGVETVEIRVVRLPHGRDLALPDYATAAAAGADLLAAIDHDIELAPLERRIVPTGISIALPVGFEAQVRPRSGLAAKSGITVANAPGTIDADYRGEVGVILVNLSKELFRLSRGMRIAQLVVARHARAVWREVPALDETARGAGGFGSTGVGAGASKRS; this is encoded by the coding sequence ATGACAGGCGTCGAGACGGTCGAAATCCGGGTCGTGCGCCTGCCGCACGGCCGCGACCTGGCCCTACCCGACTATGCAACCGCCGCGGCCGCCGGTGCGGATCTGCTGGCCGCCATCGACCACGACATCGAGCTCGCGCCGCTGGAGCGGCGAATCGTGCCGACCGGCATCTCCATCGCCCTGCCGGTGGGCTTCGAGGCCCAGGTGCGGCCGCGCTCCGGGCTCGCTGCCAAAAGCGGCATCACCGTCGCAAACGCGCCGGGCACGATCGATGCCGACTATCGCGGCGAGGTCGGCGTGATCCTCGTCAACCTGAGCAAGGAGCTGTTCAGGCTGAGCCGTGGCATGAGAATTGCACAGCTCGTCGTGGCGCGACACGCCCGGGCGGTCTGGCGAGAGGTGCCGGCGCTCGACGAAACGGCCCGAGGCGCCGGCGGCTTCGGCTCCACGGGTGTCGGGGCAGGGGCGTCGAAGCGGAGCTAG
- the rho gene encoding transcription termination factor Rho: protein MNLEDLKKKKPPELLAFAEEQGVEGAAQMRRQELMFAILQKLAASDQAIFGSGTIEVLPDGFGYLRSMEANYLPGADDIYVSPAQVRRFGLRTGDTVDGEIRAPKDGERYFALVQINKINFDDPEALRHRINFDSLTPLYPDEKLKLEMEGAGAMAATISEEQSSSRATSSGRVSSGRRTTGTLTKKATSTPQQQLDISTRVIDLIAPIGKGQRALIVSPPRTGKTVLMQNIAHAITANNPEVYLMVLLVDERPEEVTDMQRTVKGEVVSSTFDEPASRHVAVAEMVIEKAKRLVEHKKDVVILLDSITRLGRAYNTVVPSSGKVLTGGVDANALQRPKRFFGAARNIEEGGSLTIIATALIDTGSRMDEVIFEEFKGTGNSEIILDRKVADKRTFPAIDITKSGTRKEELLVDRATLSKMWVLRRILMPMGAVDAIEFLLDKLRTAKTNADFFSSMNQ, encoded by the coding sequence ATGAATCTGGAAGACCTGAAGAAGAAGAAGCCGCCCGAACTCCTGGCCTTCGCCGAGGAACAGGGCGTGGAAGGCGCTGCGCAGATGCGTCGCCAGGAGCTGATGTTCGCCATCCTGCAGAAGCTCGCCGCCTCGGACCAGGCGATCTTCGGCAGCGGCACCATCGAGGTGCTGCCCGACGGCTTCGGCTACCTGCGCTCGATGGAAGCCAACTACCTGCCCGGCGCCGACGATATCTACGTGAGCCCGGCCCAGGTGCGCCGCTTCGGCCTCAGGACCGGCGACACGGTCGATGGCGAGATCCGCGCCCCCAAGGACGGGGAGCGCTACTTCGCCCTGGTGCAGATCAACAAGATCAACTTCGATGATCCCGAGGCGCTGCGGCACCGCATCAATTTCGATTCGCTGACGCCGCTCTACCCCGACGAGAAGCTGAAGCTGGAGATGGAGGGCGCGGGCGCCATGGCCGCGACCATTTCCGAGGAGCAGTCGAGCAGTCGCGCCACCTCGTCGGGCCGCGTCAGCTCGGGCCGCCGCACCACCGGGACGCTCACCAAGAAGGCGACCTCGACGCCGCAGCAGCAGCTCGACATCTCGACCCGCGTGATCGACCTGATCGCGCCGATCGGCAAGGGCCAGCGCGCGCTGATCGTGTCGCCGCCGCGCACCGGCAAGACGGTGCTGATGCAGAACATCGCCCACGCCATCACCGCCAACAATCCGGAGGTCTACCTCATGGTGCTGCTCGTCGATGAGCGGCCGGAGGAAGTGACCGACATGCAGCGCACGGTGAAGGGCGAGGTCGTGAGCTCGACCTTCGACGAGCCGGCGAGCCGCCACGTCGCGGTGGCCGAGATGGTGATCGAGAAGGCCAAGCGCCTCGTCGAGCACAAGAAGGACGTGGTGATCCTGCTCGACTCGATCACGCGCCTCGGTCGTGCCTACAACACCGTGGTGCCGAGCTCGGGCAAGGTGCTCACAGGCGGCGTCGACGCCAACGCGCTGCAACGGCCGAAGCGCTTCTTCGGCGCGGCGCGCAACATCGAGGAAGGCGGCTCGCTCACCATCATCGCCACGGCGCTGATCGACACCGGCAGCCGCATGGACGAGGTGATCTTCGAGGAGTTCAAGGGCACCGGTAATTCCGAAATCATCCTCGACCGCAAGGTCGCCGACAAGCGCACCTTCCCGGCGATCGACATCACCAAGTCGGGCACACGCAAGGAGGAGCTGCTGGTCGACCGGGCGACGCTTTCCAAGATGTGGGTGCTGCGCCGCATCCTCATGCCGATGGGCGCCGTCGATGCCATCGAGTTCCTGCTCGACAAGCTCAGGACCGCCAAGACCAACGCCGACTTCTTCAGCTCGATGAACCAGTAG
- a CDS encoding Rrf2 family transcriptional regulator, whose translation MPRLSKKTMFAIEAVLDVACHDGEQPVRSGDITERQRIPRRYLEQVLQHLVHAGILAGKRGPRGGYRLGRDKAYITLGEVVRVVRRLEAETEPSDLSVGSPLAHEVVWPMWEKLRDDMMMQLDTITIDDLCQRVRAKGLDAAKMGALRHPPRVVA comes from the coding sequence ATGCCTCGGCTTAGCAAGAAGACCATGTTTGCGATCGAGGCGGTCCTCGATGTCGCCTGCCATGATGGCGAGCAGCCCGTCCGCAGCGGCGACATCACCGAGCGCCAGCGCATCCCCAGGCGCTATCTCGAGCAGGTCCTGCAGCATCTGGTGCATGCCGGCATCCTGGCCGGCAAGCGTGGGCCGCGCGGCGGCTATCGCCTCGGTCGCGACAAGGCGTACATCACGTTGGGCGAGGTCGTGCGCGTGGTGCGTCGGCTCGAGGCCGAGACCGAGCCTTCGGACCTGTCGGTCGGCTCGCCGCTCGCGCACGAGGTCGTATGGCCGATGTGGGAGAAGCTGCGCGACGACATGATGATGCAGCTCGACACCATCACCATCGACGATCTCTGCCAGCGCGTGCGCGCCAAGGGGCTCGATGCCGCGAAGATGGGTGCTCTGCGGCATCCTCCGCGGGTCGTCGCATAG
- a CDS encoding PQQ-dependent sugar dehydrogenase has translation MQRRRSFLATAAAAVATPAIARAQDVIRSAKASYRLVTLSRDLEQPWSIAFLPDGRLLITERPGRLRLFARGRLERAPVGGLPKVYARVQGGLLDVCLHPRFTENRTLYLSYAGEGEGGAATVVARAELAESGGLRGVRPIFEALPRASGGLHFGSRIAFDRAGLMYVTTGERFQMQRAQKLGDLGGKVVRLRDDGSVPPDNPYLGRDGARPEIFTYGHRNPQGIAMHPDTGRMWLIEHGPRGGDELNLLTAGANYGWPLATHGIDYNGATISDHKSLPGMKDPVRAWVPSISPCGLAFYTGDRFPGWKGSLFTGALSNHALFRIELQGERYVGEERLLVDRLPFIRDVRQGPDGLLYLVTYSDDGGLYRLEPA, from the coding sequence TTGCAACGTCGCCGTTCCTTCCTTGCCACCGCTGCCGCGGCCGTGGCCACACCCGCGATCGCACGCGCCCAGGATGTGATCCGCAGCGCCAAGGCGTCGTACCGGCTGGTCACGCTCAGCCGCGATCTCGAGCAGCCGTGGTCCATCGCCTTCCTGCCCGACGGCCGGCTGCTGATCACCGAACGGCCAGGCCGCCTGCGGCTGTTTGCCCGGGGCCGGCTCGAGCGCGCGCCAGTCGGGGGTTTGCCCAAGGTCTATGCCCGCGTCCAGGGCGGCCTGCTGGATGTCTGCCTGCATCCACGCTTCACCGAGAACCGGACCCTCTACCTTTCATACGCCGGCGAGGGCGAAGGGGGCGCCGCGACCGTGGTGGCGCGCGCCGAGCTGGCCGAAAGCGGCGGTTTGCGCGGTGTGCGTCCGATCTTCGAGGCTTTGCCGCGCGCCTCCGGCGGCCTGCATTTCGGCTCGCGGATCGCCTTCGACCGCGCCGGCCTGATGTATGTCACCACGGGCGAGCGCTTCCAGATGCAGCGCGCCCAGAAGCTGGGCGATCTCGGCGGCAAGGTCGTCCGGCTCCGGGACGACGGGTCGGTGCCGCCGGACAATCCCTACCTCGGCCGCGACGGGGCGCGACCGGAAATCTTCACCTACGGCCATCGCAATCCGCAGGGGATCGCCATGCATCCCGACACCGGGCGGATGTGGCTGATCGAACATGGGCCGCGCGGCGGCGACGAGCTCAACCTGCTGACTGCCGGCGCCAACTACGGCTGGCCGCTCGCCACGCACGGCATCGACTACAACGGCGCCACGATCTCCGATCACAAGAGCCTGCCCGGCATGAAGGATCCCGTCCGGGCCTGGGTGCCTTCGATCTCGCCCTGCGGCCTCGCTTTCTATACCGGCGACAGGTTTCCGGGATGGAAAGGCTCGCTGTTCACGGGCGCCCTGTCGAACCATGCCCTGTTCCGCATCGAGCTCCAGGGCGAGCGCTATGTCGGCGAGGAACGGTTGCTCGTCGACCGTCTTCCCTTTATTCGCGACGTGCGCCAGGGCCCGGACGGGCTCCTCTATCTTGTCACTTACAGCGATGACGGCGGATTGTATCGTCTGGAGCCCGCGTAA
- a CDS encoding LLM class flavin-dependent oxidoreductase has translation MSDRYLRTGIFMAPFHALDENPTLALERDMELLQHLDRLNYHEAWIGEHHSGGFEIIASPEMFIAAAAERTRHIRLGTGVVSLPYHNPFMLASRMTQLDHMTRGRAMFGVGPGALVHDAAKMGIKAADQRDRMNEALDAIVELMAGRSVTRKTDWFDLNAAQLQLRPYSQPGMEMAVACARSPVGAVASGRHGIGMLSIGGTSDDALKAHANNWKIYTDHARQAGKAADRSRWRIVTFAHVAETREKAHEEVKFGLDRFARYFTDVATFPILPPGITDAVDYLTREGIACIGTPDDCIRHFERLWQGSDGGFGAVLLLANNWADWPATLRSYELMARFVHPHFQRGANTLRQRSYDIATSNRGTYSAQSQAAVEGEIAKYAARSSRAAE, from the coding sequence GTGTCTGACCGCTATCTGCGTACCGGCATCTTCATGGCGCCCTTCCATGCGCTCGACGAGAATCCGACCCTGGCGCTCGAGCGCGACATGGAGCTGCTCCAGCACCTCGACCGCCTGAACTACCACGAGGCCTGGATCGGCGAGCATCATTCCGGCGGCTTCGAGATCATCGCGAGCCCGGAGATGTTCATCGCCGCGGCTGCCGAGCGCACGCGCCATATCCGCCTGGGGACGGGCGTCGTGTCGCTGCCCTACCACAATCCTTTCATGCTGGCCTCGCGCATGACCCAGCTCGATCACATGACCCGCGGCCGCGCCATGTTCGGGGTCGGGCCGGGCGCCCTGGTGCACGATGCGGCGAAGATGGGCATCAAGGCGGCCGACCAGCGCGATCGCATGAACGAGGCGCTCGATGCCATCGTCGAGCTGATGGCCGGCCGGTCGGTCACGCGCAAGACGGACTGGTTCGACCTCAACGCCGCGCAGCTCCAGCTCCGACCCTACAGCCAGCCCGGGATGGAAATGGCGGTGGCCTGCGCCCGCTCGCCGGTCGGCGCGGTGGCATCCGGCCGCCATGGCATCGGCATGCTGTCGATCGGTGGCACATCGGACGACGCCCTGAAAGCCCATGCCAACAACTGGAAGATCTACACCGACCATGCCCGGCAGGCCGGCAAGGCCGCCGACCGTTCCAGGTGGCGCATCGTCACCTTCGCGCACGTGGCCGAGACCCGCGAGAAGGCGCACGAGGAGGTGAAATTCGGCCTCGATCGTTTCGCCCGGTATTTCACCGATGTCGCGACCTTCCCGATCCTGCCGCCGGGCATCACCGATGCCGTCGACTATCTTACCCGGGAGGGCATCGCCTGCATCGGCACGCCCGACGACTGCATCCGGCATTTCGAGCGGCTGTGGCAGGGATCGGACGGCGGCTTCGGCGCCGTGCTGCTGCTCGCCAACAACTGGGCCGACTGGCCGGCGACCCTGCGCTCCTACGAATTGATGGCCCGCTTCGTCCATCCCCACTTCCAGCGCGGCGCCAATACGCTGCGCCAGCGCAGTTACGATATCGCCACTTCCAACCGCGGCACCTACTCGGCGCAGAGCCAGGCCGCGGTGGAAGGCGAGATCGCGAAGTACGCCGCCAGGTCGAGCCGCGCGGCGGAGTGA
- a CDS encoding Maf family nucleotide pyrophosphatase, translating into MPIPSLILASASPSRRQLLRNAGLDFEIEASGVDEDEAKRSLVSGRAAPQEIAEKLAEMKALRVSAKHPDAMVVAGDSTLACQGRLFDKPPSIETARKQLLALRGQTHELFSCVVVARGGARLWHWNERARLTMRPFNEAFLDAYLARAGDSVLSSVGAYQLEGLGAHLFSRVDGDYFTILGLPLLPLLSFLAGHGIGLAKAA; encoded by the coding sequence ATGCCCATCCCATCGCTTATCCTTGCGTCCGCCAGCCCGTCCCGCCGCCAGCTCCTCCGCAATGCCGGTCTCGACTTCGAGATCGAGGCGTCGGGTGTCGACGAGGACGAGGCCAAGCGCAGCCTCGTCAGCGGGCGCGCCGCGCCGCAGGAAATCGCCGAGAAGCTGGCCGAGATGAAGGCGCTGCGCGTCTCGGCGAAGCATCCCGACGCCATGGTCGTGGCCGGCGATTCGACCCTCGCCTGCCAGGGCCGGCTGTTCGACAAGCCGCCCTCGATCGAGACGGCCCGCAAGCAGCTTCTCGCCCTGCGCGGTCAGACGCACGAACTCTTCTCCTGCGTCGTCGTGGCCCGTGGCGGCGCACGGTTGTGGCATTGGAACGAGCGCGCCCGGCTCACCATGAGGCCGTTCAACGAGGCGTTTCTCGACGCCTATCTCGCCCGTGCCGGCGACAGCGTGCTGAGCTCGGTAGGCGCCTATCAGCTCGAAGGTCTGGGAGCACACCTCTTCAGCCGGGTGGACGGCGACTATTTCACCATCCTGGGCCTGCCCCTGCTGCCGCTGCTCTCGTTCTTGGCCGGCCACGGCATCGGCCTGGCGAAGGCCGCGTGA
- a CDS encoding NAD(P)-dependent oxidoreductase, protein MTTLAPPATIAFIGLGMMGRPMANRLAEAGFKLRVFDLSQKAVSDFVGSHPSALATASAKAAAQGAAALITMLPDGKAVRQAVLEGRDAAVEGLEAGALVMDMSSSNPVDTQKLARDLAGRGLALLDAPVSGGVKRAVDGSLSIMVGGAAADLERARPAFAAMGKTITLCGPAGAGHAMKALNNYLSAAGLVAMCEALVVGEAFGLDPGTMVDVFNSSTGKSNATEVKGRQFVVSRTFAAGFTAGLMVKDLRTAADVASHLKLNMPNLKQAVAYWADANGRIGASADHTEIFRYAEMLAEEGS, encoded by the coding sequence ATGACCACACTCGCGCCGCCCGCCACCATCGCCTTCATCGGCCTCGGCATGATGGGCCGGCCGATGGCCAATCGTCTGGCCGAAGCGGGCTTCAAGTTGCGCGTGTTCGATCTGTCGCAGAAGGCGGTGTCCGATTTCGTCGGCAGTCATCCGTCGGCGCTGGCGACGGCCTCGGCCAAGGCGGCGGCGCAGGGGGCGGCAGCGTTGATCACCATGCTACCGGACGGCAAGGCGGTGCGACAGGCGGTGCTCGAAGGACGCGATGCCGCGGTCGAGGGCCTCGAGGCGGGCGCACTGGTGATGGATATGAGCTCCTCCAACCCGGTCGATACGCAAAAGCTCGCACGCGACCTTGCAGGGCGGGGCCTCGCGCTGCTCGATGCCCCGGTTTCGGGCGGCGTGAAACGTGCCGTCGACGGCTCGCTCAGCATCATGGTGGGCGGCGCGGCCGCCGACCTCGAGCGCGCCCGTCCAGCTTTCGCCGCGATGGGCAAGACCATCACGCTCTGCGGGCCCGCTGGCGCAGGCCATGCCATGAAGGCGCTCAACAACTACCTCTCGGCCGCCGGGCTGGTCGCCATGTGCGAGGCGTTGGTCGTGGGCGAGGCGTTCGGCCTCGATCCAGGAACCATGGTCGACGTCTTCAACAGCTCGACCGGCAAGAGCAACGCCACCGAGGTGAAGGGTCGTCAGTTCGTCGTCTCGCGCACCTTCGCCGCAGGCTTCACGGCCGGTCTCATGGTCAAGGATTTGCGGACGGCGGCCGACGTCGCGAGCCATCTCAAGCTCAACATGCCCAACCTGAAGCAGGCCGTGGCCTACTGGGCCGATGCCAACGGCAGGATCGGCGCGTCCGCCGACCACACCGAGATCTTCCGCTATGCCGAGATGCTGGCCGAGGAAGGGAGCTGA
- a CDS encoding GNAT family N-acetyltransferase produces MISVRPARRGEAASLTAICLRSKAHWGYDAEFMRLSRPAITVDEADIEAGHVLVACDAVGNAVGLVRVQPEGAAAELGLMFVDPPAIGSGVGRTLFTAAAALARELGAERMAILADPNAAPFYERMGARFVRNAPSDAIPGRTLPFYEYDLMSGAAQ; encoded by the coding sequence ATGATCTCGGTTCGGCCGGCACGACGCGGCGAGGCGGCAAGCCTCACCGCGATCTGTCTGCGCTCCAAGGCGCACTGGGGCTACGATGCCGAATTCATGCGCCTCAGCAGGCCGGCGATCACGGTCGACGAAGCCGACATCGAAGCGGGGCATGTGCTGGTGGCATGCGATGCCGTGGGCAATGCCGTCGGCCTGGTGCGCGTCCAGCCCGAGGGTGCGGCGGCCGAGCTGGGCCTGATGTTCGTCGATCCGCCGGCCATCGGCAGCGGCGTCGGGCGCACGCTGTTCACCGCGGCCGCGGCGCTTGCCCGCGAACTCGGCGCGGAACGCATGGCCATCCTGGCCGATCCAAATGCCGCGCCATTCTACGAGCGGATGGGCGCGCGGTTTGTGCGAAACGCGCCGTCGGATGCCATTCCCGGCCGCACCCTGCCGTTCTACGAATACGATCTCATGTCCGGAGCCGCCCAATGA
- a CDS encoding carboxymuconolactone decarboxylase family protein, translated as MAKATTRKGKPKPRNKKLYDEGIKVRKAVLGASYVDNSMANADDFMMSFQDVTTEYCWGYVWTRPGLPKKTRSMLNLAMLAALNRGPELKLHINGALTNGLTKDEIKEIFLQVAIYCGIPASLDAFKTAREVFKERGI; from the coding sequence ATGGCCAAGGCGACCACGAGGAAGGGCAAACCCAAGCCGCGCAACAAGAAGCTGTACGACGAGGGCATAAAGGTTCGCAAAGCGGTCCTGGGCGCCAGCTACGTCGACAACTCGATGGCCAACGCTGACGACTTCATGATGTCCTTCCAGGACGTCACCACCGAGTATTGCTGGGGCTATGTCTGGACGCGGCCGGGCCTGCCGAAGAAGACGCGCTCGATGCTGAACCTCGCCATGCTGGCGGCGTTGAACCGAGGGCCGGAGCTCAAGCTCCATATCAACGGCGCGCTGACCAACGGCCTCACCAAGGACGAGATCAAGGAGATCTTCCTGCAGGTCGCGATCTATTGCGGCATCCCCGCCAGCCTCGACGCCTTCAAGACCGCCCGCGAGGTCTTCAAGGAGCGCGGCATCTAG
- a CDS encoding shikimate dehydrogenase, whose amino-acid sequence MTAYETLLAEARDRLFAAIVGWPVEHSRSPALHGFWLRQHRIDGHYGRLPVEPTKPALETLVTFLRRTPNARGCNLTLPHKIEIMPLLDRIHPEAARIGAVNTVVKQADGALEGRNSDGFGFLAALKDGAPGWDAAAGPVVVLGAGGAARAVVASLVGAGVPELRLLNRTRSAAIELGLAFTPDDGRQIAIERWDERAAVLHGATLLVNTTSLGMKGQPPLDLDLARLPTTAVVDDIVYVPLETPLLAAARVRGNRCIDGLGMLLHQGRMGFEAWFGVEVAVSREQRHAVAADLGA is encoded by the coding sequence GTGACCGCCTACGAGACCCTGCTGGCCGAAGCGCGCGACCGGCTCTTCGCCGCGATCGTCGGCTGGCCCGTCGAGCATTCGCGCTCGCCGGCGCTGCACGGCTTCTGGCTGCGACAGCACCGGATCGACGGCCATTACGGCCGACTGCCGGTCGAGCCGACCAAGCCCGCGCTCGAGACGCTCGTCACCTTCCTGCGGCGCACCCCCAATGCGCGCGGCTGCAACCTCACACTGCCGCACAAGATCGAGATCATGCCGCTCCTGGACCGCATCCATCCCGAGGCGGCCCGCATCGGCGCCGTGAACACGGTGGTCAAGCAGGCCGACGGCGCACTGGAGGGCCGCAACAGCGACGGCTTCGGCTTCCTGGCCGCGCTGAAGGACGGCGCTCCCGGCTGGGACGCGGCCGCCGGTCCGGTGGTCGTGCTGGGGGCGGGCGGCGCCGCGCGCGCGGTCGTCGCCTCGCTGGTCGGGGCCGGCGTGCCGGAGCTGCGGCTCCTCAACCGCACGCGGAGCGCGGCGATCGAGCTGGGCCTTGCCTTCACGCCCGACGACGGACGACAGATCGCGATCGAGCGCTGGGACGAGCGCGCGGCGGTGCTCCATGGGGCGACGTTGCTCGTCAACACGACCTCGCTCGGCATGAAGGGCCAGCCGCCGCTCGATCTCGACCTCGCCCGCCTGCCCACGACCGCCGTCGTGGACGACATCGTCTATGTGCCGCTCGAGACGCCGCTGCTGGCCGCCGCGCGCGTACGCGGCAACCGCTGTATCGACGGGCTGGGCATGCTGCTGCACCAGGGCCGCATGGGTTTCGAGGCGTGGTTCGGAGTCGAGGTCGCCGTCAGTCGCGAGCAGCGCCACGCCGTCGCGGCGGATCTGGGCGCGTAA
- a CDS encoding quinone oxidoreductase: protein MSKSILIHENGGPEKMQLADVEVGSPGPGQVKIRHTAIGLNFIDIYTRSGLYQTPLPNAVGREAAGVIVEVGPRTRGFKKGDHVAYCGVLGAYCEERLMGTEQLVHIPKGVSDEQAAAIMLKGMTTEYLVDRTPKGWLKRGDTILFHAAAGGVGLLFGQWAKARGYKVIGTTSSAQKAALAKKNGYKWVIDYTRDDVVAEVKKITKGKGVPVVFDGVGKDTWTISLDCLQPRGLMVSFGNASGAVPPVALGILNTKGSLYVTRPSLGAYTSTRKELEASANSLFRMVKSGKVKISIDQRYPLGEAGQAHIDLENRKTTGQTILVP, encoded by the coding sequence ATGTCGAAGTCGATCCTGATCCACGAGAATGGCGGGCCTGAAAAGATGCAGCTTGCCGATGTCGAGGTCGGTAGTCCCGGCCCCGGCCAGGTGAAGATCCGGCACACCGCGATCGGGCTGAACTTCATAGACATCTACACCCGCAGCGGCCTCTACCAAACGCCGCTGCCCAATGCCGTCGGACGCGAGGCGGCGGGCGTGATCGTCGAGGTGGGGCCGAGGACCAGGGGCTTCAAGAAAGGCGATCATGTCGCCTATTGCGGCGTGCTCGGCGCCTATTGCGAGGAGCGTCTGATGGGCACCGAGCAGCTCGTGCATATCCCGAAGGGCGTGAGTGACGAGCAGGCCGCGGCCATCATGCTGAAGGGCATGACGACGGAATATCTCGTCGATCGCACGCCCAAGGGTTGGCTCAAGAGGGGTGACACCATCCTGTTCCATGCCGCCGCGGGCGGAGTCGGCCTGCTGTTCGGCCAGTGGGCCAAGGCGCGCGGCTACAAGGTGATCGGCACCACTTCCTCGGCGCAAAAGGCCGCGCTCGCCAAAAAGAACGGCTACAAGTGGGTCATCGACTATACCAGGGACGACGTCGTGGCCGAGGTGAAGAAGATCACCAAGGGCAAGGGTGTGCCGGTCGTGTTCGACGGCGTCGGCAAGGACACCTGGACGATTTCGCTCGACTGCCTCCAGCCCCGCGGCCTGATGGTGTCGTTCGGCAATGCCTCGGGCGCGGTCCCGCCGGTCGCGCTCGGCATCCTGAACACCAAGGGGTCGCTCTACGTCACCCGCCCCAGCTTGGGCGCCTACACCTCGACCCGCAAGGAGCTCGAGGCCTCGGCGAACTCGCTGTTCAGGATGGTGAAAAGCGGCAAGGTCAAGATCTCGATCGACCAGCGCTATCCGCTCGGCGAGGCGGGACAGGCCCATATCGACCTCGAAAACCGCAAGACCACCGGCCAGACGATCCTGGTGCCTTGA
- the coaE gene encoding dephospho-CoA kinase (Dephospho-CoA kinase (CoaE) performs the final step in coenzyme A biosynthesis.) — translation MVIVGLTGSIGMGKSTAARMLRELGVPVYDADAAVHALQAPGGPALPPIEAAFPGVVKGGVLDRQALGARVFGDKAALRKLEAIVHPLVAQRQRAFLKRAARRGVPLVVLDIPLLFEGCGERRVDATLVVSAPAFLQRQRVLDRPGMTQEKFAGILRQQVPDHVKRRLATVVVPTGLGLAPTRAALVKAVAALRKRPGRCWPPDPWREKFTARLARARRV, via the coding sequence ATGGTGATCGTTGGCCTGACCGGCTCGATCGGCATGGGCAAATCGACCGCAGCCAGGATGCTGCGCGAGCTGGGAGTGCCGGTCTACGACGCCGATGCGGCCGTCCATGCGCTGCAGGCACCGGGCGGACCGGCGCTGCCTCCGATCGAGGCGGCTTTTCCCGGCGTGGTGAAAGGCGGCGTGCTCGACCGTCAGGCGCTGGGGGCGCGTGTGTTCGGCGACAAGGCGGCGCTGCGCAAGCTCGAAGCGATCGTGCATCCGCTGGTGGCGCAAAGACAGCGCGCGTTCCTGAAGCGGGCGGCCCGGCGCGGCGTTCCGCTGGTCGTGCTCGACATCCCGCTGTTGTTCGAAGGATGCGGCGAGCGTCGTGTGGATGCCACGTTGGTGGTGTCGGCACCTGCTTTCCTGCAGCGGCAGCGCGTGCTCGACCGGCCCGGCATGACCCAGGAGAAATTTGCCGGCATCCTCCGCCAGCAGGTACCTGATCACGTCAAGCGCCGCCTTGCTACGGTCGTCGTCCCCACCGGCCTTGGCCTGGCACCAACCCGGGCGGCGCTGGTCAAGGCCGTGGCGGCGCTCAGGAAGCGCCCGGGCCGATGCTGGCCGCCCGATCCGTGGCGGGAGAAATTCACAGCCAGATTGGCGCGCGCCCGTCGCGTCTGA